In one window of Desulforhabdus amnigena DNA:
- a CDS encoding two-component system sensor histidine kinase NtrB produces the protein MVLPLDFRKKLLSETLVWDILESVTDAVITIDEDHKVLLCNKAAEKMFGYKCSEIVGQDVSPLIPNPHQAIHREYVERYIETGTPRVIGKFRECFGLHKEGRSFPVEISYSVSRTEGRLYFTAVIRDISRRKEMERELRFMEKLAAIGKTVAQVVHEIRKPLMLMGGFARQVQNCEGLREDEKNKQKLGIVIEEVRRLEALLNGVRLLTRPPAASQKHSLSVNQVLKETFELLEPMLQDRQVELNTELSPYPLMIQGDADQLKQVILNILQNAVDAMQGVGTISVSTRMAFTMVQIIIKDNGPGIREELQEKIFDPFFTTKTDGTGLGLAISRNIIQDHGGTITLVSAPSKGATFIIELPLDIAP, from the coding sequence GTGGTTTTGCCTCTGGACTTTCGCAAAAAGCTTCTATCCGAAACCCTCGTCTGGGACATCCTTGAATCGGTGACCGATGCCGTCATCACCATTGATGAAGACCACAAGGTCCTGCTCTGCAACAAAGCTGCCGAGAAGATGTTCGGCTACAAATGCAGCGAAATCGTCGGGCAGGATGTTTCTCCATTGATCCCCAATCCCCATCAGGCCATCCATAGGGAGTACGTGGAACGTTATATCGAGACGGGCACTCCCAGGGTAATCGGTAAGTTCAGAGAGTGTTTCGGGCTGCACAAGGAGGGACGGTCCTTTCCCGTGGAGATTTCCTATTCCGTTTCCAGAACGGAAGGGCGGCTCTATTTCACTGCGGTCATCCGGGACATTTCCAGACGCAAGGAAATGGAACGGGAACTTCGTTTCATGGAAAAGCTTGCGGCCATTGGAAAGACTGTGGCTCAAGTTGTCCATGAGATTCGAAAGCCGCTGATGCTCATGGGAGGATTTGCTCGGCAGGTGCAAAACTGTGAGGGGCTGAGAGAAGACGAGAAGAACAAACAGAAACTGGGGATTGTCATCGAGGAAGTGCGCAGGCTGGAAGCGCTGCTCAACGGTGTTCGCCTTCTCACCCGGCCACCGGCGGCCAGCCAGAAGCATTCCCTTTCCGTGAACCAGGTGCTGAAAGAGACTTTTGAGCTTCTGGAACCCATGCTCCAGGACCGTCAGGTGGAACTGAACACCGAATTATCACCTTATCCCCTCATGATTCAAGGGGATGCGGATCAGCTCAAGCAGGTCATTTTGAATATTCTTCAAAATGCGGTCGACGCCATGCAAGGCGTGGGGACAATCAGCGTCAGCACCAGAATGGCTTTTACGATGGTTCAAATCATCATCAAAGACAATGGGCCCGGGATCCGTGAAGAACTCCAGGAAAAAATTTTCGATCCATTTTTTACCACAAAGACCGATGGAACAGGCCTGGGGTTGGCCATCTCTCGCAATATCATTCAGGATCACGGGGGGACCATCACCCTTGTTTCCGCTCCTTCGAAGGGAGCGACCTTCATCATTGAATTGCCCCTCGACATTGCTCCGTAA
- a CDS encoding CGGC domain-containing protein translates to MKEKAKIGIIICDRYRRCAGGKCLRSLRNREGAFSRYKNMEVEVVGYTTCDGCPGGNVEYAVEEMKGNGAEKVHLATGLVVGYPPCPYITYFHDFIKTRYGLEVVYGTHPIPQKYLDMHTRLGTWDAPEWKEIIQPTLTDEKTRLAYN, encoded by the coding sequence GTGAAAGAAAAAGCAAAGATTGGCATAATTATCTGTGATCGGTATCGCAGGTGTGCTGGTGGGAAGTGCTTAAGATCATTGCGTAACAGAGAAGGTGCCTTTAGCCGGTACAAGAATATGGAAGTTGAAGTCGTTGGGTATACCACTTGCGATGGGTGCCCCGGCGGCAATGTTGAATATGCTGTAGAGGAAATGAAAGGCAATGGAGCAGAGAAAGTGCATCTTGCTACCGGCCTTGTGGTAGGTTATCCTCCATGCCCTTATATCACCTATTTTCATGATTTTATAAAAACGCGATATGGTCTTGAAGTCGTCTATGGTACACACCCTATACCCCAGAAATACCTTGATATGCACACTCGGTTGGGAACATGGGACGCTCCTGAGTGGAAAGAGATTATCCAACCAACATTGACCGATGAAAAGACTCGATTGGCCTATAACTAG
- a CDS encoding TIGR00725 family protein, translating to MSRKPFIGVVGAGTSSPAVDTVAAEVGREIARHGAVLICGGLGGVMTAAARGAKEAGGWTIGILPGPSIDQANDYIDFPIATHMGQARNAIIVQTAHVVISVAGGYGTLSEISMALKIGKPVVALLPRFSIPGVVAAQNPGEAVQKAIAHLRPPYSETISI from the coding sequence ATGAGTCGAAAGCCCTTCATAGGTGTTGTGGGCGCCGGCACTTCCTCGCCAGCCGTGGATACAGTGGCCGCTGAGGTCGGCCGGGAAATTGCCAGGCATGGCGCGGTGCTCATCTGCGGAGGACTGGGCGGTGTCATGACTGCAGCCGCAAGAGGCGCCAAGGAGGCGGGCGGATGGACCATCGGGATTCTCCCCGGGCCATCCATTGATCAAGCAAACGATTATATTGACTTTCCCATTGCAACTCATATGGGTCAGGCAAGAAATGCGATCATCGTGCAGACGGCTCATGTGGTCATCTCCGTTGCCGGCGGCTATGGGACCCTTTCGGAAATCTCTATGGCCCTCAAAATCGGCAAACCCGTGGTCGCCCTTCTCCCTCGGTTTTCCATTCCAGGAGTGGTTGCAGCCCAAAATCCGGGTGAAGCCGTGCAGAAAGCCATCGCTCATCTCAGACCACCATATTCTGAAACAATCTCCATCTGA
- a CDS encoding protein-L-isoaspartate(D-aspartate) O-methyltransferase: MNFQKARDRMVELQLASRGIRDPRVLEAMGKVPRHQFVDEALQDQAYNDYPLPIGEKQTISQPYIVALMTETLELKGNEKVLEIGTGSGYQAAILAELADRVFTIERNPSLAYRANQILKKLGYKNIVTRVSDGTLGWPDEAPFDGILVTAGTPKIPQPLIDQLAMNGRLVVPVGDHLSQELVLVERTREGIRKTNLGGVRFVDLIGKWAWPE; the protein is encoded by the coding sequence TTGAATTTTCAAAAAGCACGTGATCGTATGGTTGAGCTCCAGCTCGCGAGCCGGGGGATACGGGACCCCAGAGTCCTGGAAGCCATGGGAAAGGTTCCTCGACACCAATTCGTCGATGAAGCGCTGCAGGATCAGGCCTATAATGACTACCCCCTCCCCATCGGAGAAAAGCAAACCATTTCTCAACCCTATATCGTCGCGCTCATGACAGAGACGCTGGAACTCAAAGGGAATGAAAAGGTACTGGAAATCGGGACAGGTTCCGGCTACCAGGCAGCCATTCTTGCGGAACTGGCGGATCGGGTCTTCACCATCGAACGCAATCCCAGCCTGGCGTATCGCGCCAATCAAATTTTGAAAAAATTGGGATACAAAAATATCGTCACGCGAGTCTCGGACGGAACTCTGGGTTGGCCTGACGAAGCCCCGTTTGACGGGATCCTCGTCACGGCGGGAACGCCAAAAATTCCACAGCCGCTCATTGATCAACTGGCAATGAACGGGCGGTTGGTTGTTCCGGTAGGCGATCACCTCTCTCAGGAACTCGTCCTGGTGGAGCGGACAAGGGAGGGTATCCGCAAAACCAATCTGGGGGGTGTCCGGTTCGTCGACCTGATCGGAAAATGGGCATGGCCGGAATGA
- a CDS encoding FeoA family protein: MGIVLLRHMLPGQRGVVVQVKASGELGRRIRDMGIVPGTPIHVQGRAPLKDPVAIRVRNFTLTLRNNEADYIHVEVDEAS; encoded by the coding sequence ATGGGTATTGTGCTTTTGCGTCATATGCTGCCTGGGCAGAGAGGCGTGGTGGTTCAAGTGAAGGCTTCGGGTGAGCTGGGGCGCCGTATACGTGATATGGGAATCGTACCGGGAACTCCTATTCACGTTCAGGGACGGGCTCCCTTGAAAGATCCTGTGGCCATTCGAGTTCGCAATTTTACGTTGACGTTGCGCAATAATGAAGCGGATTATATCCATGTAGAGGTGGATGAAGCATCATGA
- the aroB gene encoding 3-dehydroquinate synthase, whose translation MKLTMNLPGIPPRTSDVIIGEGLLQDLPAALRSYLEGRVAYWIWDENVWNLWKERIEKWSWGEWLKGHLILFPASEPNKRLAAVEELGRQLAVAGADRESALVAVGGGVTGDVVGFLASIYMRGIPHFQVPTTLLAQVDSSVGGKTGVDLPEGKNLLGTFHQPGAIWMDAQFLETLPDEQLRQGMAEVIKTAMIGDEVLWKYLESHSEAIKKRERDALVRVVTACCIIKAKVVESDERESGYRRILNLGHTVGHALERLSEYRIRHGDAVAMGMVVAAKLALKRGLIIRGDLDRLEKLCEAWELPVRIPPEFSPKEIIFALKTDKKRVGKTLHFILPVRIGEVMDCDDLDMGELEDALASLRGK comes from the coding sequence ATGAAATTGACTATGAATTTGCCTGGAATACCTCCTCGAACTTCTGATGTGATCATTGGGGAGGGGCTTCTACAGGATCTGCCGGCAGCGCTCCGGTCCTATCTGGAAGGGCGGGTTGCTTATTGGATCTGGGATGAAAATGTGTGGAACCTCTGGAAGGAACGCATCGAAAAATGGAGTTGGGGAGAGTGGCTGAAGGGGCATTTGATTCTCTTTCCTGCCTCGGAGCCCAATAAGCGTCTCGCTGCAGTGGAGGAACTCGGCCGGCAACTGGCTGTGGCCGGGGCTGACCGGGAGAGCGCCCTGGTGGCGGTGGGCGGCGGGGTGACCGGCGATGTGGTGGGGTTTCTGGCATCCATTTACATGCGGGGCATCCCTCATTTTCAGGTTCCCACCACACTCCTTGCTCAGGTGGACAGCAGCGTCGGGGGGAAGACGGGAGTCGACCTTCCCGAGGGAAAGAATCTTTTGGGAACGTTTCACCAGCCAGGTGCAATTTGGATGGATGCACAGTTTCTGGAAACCCTTCCTGACGAGCAGTTGAGGCAGGGCATGGCGGAAGTGATCAAAACGGCCATGATCGGCGATGAAGTCCTGTGGAAGTATCTGGAAAGCCACAGTGAAGCCATCAAGAAACGCGAAAGGGATGCCCTGGTTCGGGTCGTTACGGCGTGTTGCATCATTAAAGCAAAAGTGGTGGAATCCGATGAGAGGGAATCCGGTTACCGGAGAATTTTGAACCTGGGGCACACGGTGGGACATGCTTTGGAAAGGCTCAGCGAGTATCGGATTCGTCATGGGGATGCGGTGGCCATGGGGATGGTAGTCGCTGCAAAGTTGGCCCTGAAGAGGGGGCTGATCATCCGGGGGGATTTGGACCGCCTGGAAAAACTCTGTGAAGCCTGGGAATTGCCCGTAAGGATTCCCCCCGAATTTTCTCCCAAGGAAATCATTTTCGCCTTGAAGACGGACAAAAAAAGAGTGGGGAAGACCCTGCATTTCATCTTACCCGTGAGAATCGGTGAGGTCATGGATTGCGACGACCTGGACATGGGGGAATTGGAAGATGCCCTGGCGAGCTTGAGGGGGAAATAG
- a CDS encoding flavin monoamine oxidase family protein has product MSIQTCDTLIVGGGLSGIYAACLLTQKKVSFIVLEARERIGGRILCPEHHGFYADLGPSWYWPSIHPKLAQLIQTLGLEGFREFEEGLGRFQRFDGAVQTVRGYATDPPSFRLCGGMAALIKTLCRRIDGNAILLNHPVCHIEKISSGALVSVGQLEKDPWVQFRARHVILALPPRLAAATILFTPELSYGLTQAMLKIGTWMAGQAKFSAFYEEPFWRQMGLSGQAFSERGPLSEIHDGSNNGAGPYGLTGFVGIPAVQRNQEPRLTEAILAQLALIFGRPAAQPTAFFYQDWAREPFTATEFDQPPMYEHPLYHPPAGKAAIWDGTILFAGTETAMQHGGYLEGALVAAERAAMAI; this is encoded by the coding sequence ATGTCTATACAAACATGTGATACCCTTATTGTCGGGGGTGGCCTGAGCGGCATTTATGCCGCCTGTTTGCTCACTCAAAAAAAGGTTTCTTTTATTGTTTTGGAAGCGCGCGAACGTATCGGCGGCAGGATTTTATGCCCCGAGCATCATGGGTTTTACGCGGACCTGGGACCTTCCTGGTATTGGCCCTCGATTCATCCGAAACTGGCACAGCTGATTCAAACACTAGGTCTTGAGGGGTTTCGCGAGTTTGAAGAGGGTCTGGGCCGCTTTCAGCGCTTCGACGGTGCGGTGCAAACCGTCAGAGGGTATGCAACAGATCCGCCATCCTTTAGGCTTTGTGGCGGTATGGCGGCGCTGATCAAAACGCTCTGTAGACGTATCGATGGAAACGCCATTCTCTTGAACCACCCGGTGTGTCACATTGAAAAAATATCTTCCGGCGCTCTGGTCAGCGTTGGGCAACTGGAAAAAGATCCATGGGTGCAGTTTAGAGCCCGTCACGTCATCTTGGCCCTGCCGCCGCGCCTGGCCGCCGCCACCATTCTCTTCACCCCCGAACTGTCGTATGGTCTGACCCAGGCCATGCTGAAAATCGGCACTTGGATGGCAGGCCAGGCCAAATTCAGCGCCTTTTACGAGGAACCTTTCTGGCGGCAGATGGGCTTGTCGGGACAGGCATTCAGTGAACGGGGGCCGCTGAGTGAAATCCATGACGGCTCCAACAATGGTGCCGGTCCCTACGGCCTGACCGGCTTTGTGGGCATCCCGGCGGTTCAGCGTAACCAGGAGCCGCGGTTGACCGAAGCGATTCTGGCGCAGCTGGCCCTCATCTTCGGCCGACCGGCAGCCCAGCCGACCGCCTTCTTTTACCAGGACTGGGCGCGCGAACCATTTACCGCCACCGAGTTTGACCAGCCGCCCATGTACGAGCATCCATTGTATCACCCTCCGGCCGGCAAAGCCGCTATTTGGGACGGCACTATCCTTTTTGCCGGCACGGAAACCGCCATGCAACACGGCGGTTATTTGGAAGGTGCCCTGGTCGCTGCCGAACGCGCGGCAATGGCGATATAA
- a CDS encoding FeoB-associated Cys-rich membrane protein, giving the protein MWQTVVILVLLAAVLVYVIRHYVRVFRSEVPSCSGCSGCCGVQSSARDVAERCDCGERKTGLR; this is encoded by the coding sequence ATGTGGCAAACTGTTGTGATCCTGGTTTTGCTGGCGGCAGTTTTGGTTTACGTGATCCGTCATTATGTTCGGGTGTTTCGATCTGAAGTCCCCTCCTGTTCAGGTTGTTCGGGCTGCTGTGGGGTGCAGTCTTCGGCAAGGGATGTTGCGGAAAGGTGCGACTGTGGGGAGCGAAAGACGGGCCTGCGCTGA
- a CDS encoding 4Fe-4S binding protein, with amino-acid sequence MDERMSLQPKKSFAMVDYERCNPGKCNPGKGVCVAVSACTHKVIKQIDGVFEPPIIFQDMCMGCWECIKACPLDAIQMKHVT; translated from the coding sequence ATGGATGAAAGAATGAGTCTGCAACCCAAAAAGTCATTTGCGATGGTGGATTATGAAAGGTGCAACCCCGGGAAATGTAATCCTGGAAAGGGGGTTTGTGTGGCCGTATCGGCTTGCACTCATAAAGTTATCAAACAGATAGATGGTGTTTTTGAACCACCGATAATTTTTCAAGACATGTGCATGGGATGCTGGGAGTGCATTAAGGCCTGCCCATTGGATGCTATCCAAATGAAGCATGTTACCTAG
- a CDS encoding DMT family transporter — protein MNGRVEVLDSKAILVLVVLCASWGLQQVAIKIANVGISPVLQAGIRSAGAAMLVWIWMVIRRKAFLNKDGTFWWGIGAGLLFSAEFILIYWGLQFTVASRAVIFLYTSPFIVALGAQLFIPGESLRKTQVAGLCCAFCGVFAAVGESLQSPSVRMLIGDGMLVGAAVFWGATTVLIKAGPLSRISPSKTLLYQLSVSAMILPLGSLCMHESGVVQITPVIAGSLIYQSVWIAFITYLAWFWLVKKYPASRLASFTFLTPLFGVIAGGVLLDEPITAMLLLSLTLVAIGIYLVNRPFGE, from the coding sequence TTGAACGGAAGAGTTGAGGTGCTGGATTCCAAGGCCATTTTAGTTTTAGTGGTGCTCTGCGCGAGTTGGGGGTTACAGCAGGTAGCCATCAAGATCGCCAATGTTGGCATATCCCCGGTTCTTCAGGCTGGAATTCGTTCAGCCGGTGCCGCCATGCTGGTGTGGATCTGGATGGTTATTCGCAGGAAGGCGTTTCTGAACAAAGACGGCACGTTCTGGTGGGGCATTGGAGCGGGTCTACTCTTTTCGGCAGAATTCATCCTGATTTACTGGGGGCTCCAGTTCACCGTTGCATCCCGCGCAGTAATCTTTCTTTACACCTCACCTTTTATTGTCGCTCTGGGAGCCCAGCTCTTCATACCTGGCGAATCTCTGAGAAAAACTCAGGTAGCAGGTCTCTGCTGCGCCTTTTGCGGTGTGTTTGCTGCTGTTGGCGAATCGTTGCAGTCTCCTTCCGTCCGCATGCTGATCGGCGATGGCATGCTTGTGGGTGCGGCAGTGTTCTGGGGGGCAACGACAGTTCTGATCAAAGCCGGTCCACTCTCCCGAATCTCGCCCAGCAAAACCCTGCTCTATCAGCTTAGCGTATCCGCCATGATTCTGCCGCTGGGATCCCTGTGCATGCACGAATCCGGCGTCGTCCAGATAACTCCAGTGATTGCAGGTAGTCTAATTTACCAATCCGTCTGGATCGCGTTCATCACTTACTTGGCCTGGTTCTGGCTTGTCAAGAAATATCCGGCCTCCCGCCTGGCATCGTTCACGTTTCTCACACCCCTGTTCGGAGTGATCGCCGGAGGCGTACTGTTGGATGAACCCATCACGGCAATGCTCCTGTTGTCACTTACCCTGGTGGCTATAGGGATCTACCTGGTGAATCGTCCCTTCGGAGAGTAA
- a CDS encoding FeoA family protein — protein MLNGWMWKKCCPCSGKKGAEEGRLPLCKAVTGKRFKVACIQGGRHLCARMAALGIYPGVEMELLCSGCGCPCLVRVHGSTLSLGAGVSEKIMVTSAI, from the coding sequence ATGCTGAACGGTTGGATGTGGAAAAAATGTTGTCCATGCAGCGGTAAGAAGGGCGCGGAAGAGGGGCGGTTGCCGCTTTGCAAAGCCGTGACCGGGAAGCGTTTCAAGGTGGCCTGTATTCAAGGCGGACGGCATCTTTGTGCGAGAATGGCGGCTTTGGGGATTTATCCGGGGGTGGAGATGGAGTTGCTCTGCTCGGGATGCGGTTGTCCCTGTCTGGTGCGGGTACACGGCAGCACACTCAGCTTGGGAGCAGGAGTTTCCGAGAAAATTATGGTCACTTCAGCAATTTGA
- a CDS encoding diguanylate cyclase: MKPFASVTRIQKTKIKKKSNPSDSLVQIREENEALRLQLQYVAETAAENEKIWRHFAEIERILFRTRELNQLAEELLKEIKSRFQPDQAILLLCHPDLLERFFPDISNESEPIGEGAWILPFPMEMGSSLCSGTSKPFLLSPDNIEGLLRFLPEVVSSTRSGVFIPLRVHQIVFGGLFLGSTDAERYRPKDGTDLLEQLGMKIALCMDNCLAYERVKEFSVQDPLTGLLNYFQIQIVLEREFRKARRRNAPLSVLIIHLDFGHEIHEHFNMGNALIKHAAGLLQETLPADESFLGRYGNDEFVVVLPGVQEEEAREVIPYLFKIIRKSPFRHENAVILLKTLMGVGALSAETERPQDLLDAAYTELYRIKLSPFESNG, encoded by the coding sequence ATGAAACCTTTTGCATCCGTTACACGCATCCAAAAAACCAAAATAAAAAAGAAATCCAATCCCTCAGATTCACTCGTACAGATTCGAGAGGAAAACGAAGCGCTTCGTCTGCAACTGCAATATGTCGCTGAAACAGCGGCGGAAAATGAAAAGATCTGGCGTCACTTTGCGGAAATCGAACGGATTCTTTTCAGAACCCGCGAACTGAATCAACTTGCCGAAGAGCTCCTGAAAGAAATCAAAAGCCGTTTTCAGCCGGATCAGGCCATTTTACTGCTCTGCCATCCCGATCTTCTGGAAAGGTTTTTTCCGGACATCTCCAATGAAAGTGAACCCATCGGCGAAGGCGCATGGATCCTCCCGTTTCCCATGGAAATGGGATCGTCCCTCTGCAGCGGCACCTCAAAACCCTTTCTCCTCTCCCCAGACAACATAGAAGGGCTCCTCCGCTTTCTCCCTGAAGTGGTTTCTTCGACCCGCTCGGGGGTCTTCATTCCCTTGAGAGTCCACCAGATAGTTTTTGGGGGGCTTTTCCTGGGCAGTACGGACGCAGAACGGTATCGTCCCAAAGATGGAACCGATCTGCTGGAGCAGTTGGGGATGAAAATCGCTCTTTGCATGGACAACTGCCTTGCCTACGAAAGGGTCAAGGAGTTCAGCGTTCAAGACCCCCTCACCGGCCTGCTCAATTACTTTCAGATCCAAATCGTTCTGGAAAGGGAATTCCGAAAAGCCCGCCGCCGCAACGCTCCCCTCTCCGTCCTGATCATTCATCTCGATTTCGGGCATGAAATCCATGAACATTTCAACATGGGAAATGCCTTGATCAAACACGCTGCCGGGTTGTTGCAGGAAACTCTTCCGGCAGACGAAAGCTTTCTGGGGCGTTATGGAAACGATGAATTCGTTGTGGTACTCCCCGGAGTCCAGGAGGAAGAAGCGAGAGAAGTCATTCCATATCTTTTTAAAATAATAAGAAAATCTCCATTCAGGCACGAGAATGCGGTCATCCTTCTTAAAACCCTCATGGGGGTCGGTGCCCTCAGCGCAGAAACGGAGCGACCACAAGATTTGCTGGATGCGGCGTACACGGAACTCTACCGCATCAAACTCTCTCCATTCGAATCCAATGGATGA
- the feoB gene encoding ferrous iron transport protein B, with product MSNGDPQYLIALAGNPNCGKTTLFNAVTGARQHVGNYPGITVEKKEGFYQLNGSSLRLVDLPGTYSLTAYSLEELVARDFLVHERPQVVMNIVDASNLERNLYLTVQLMELGIPVVLALNMIDAAEGRGIEIDVEELSRRLQIPVIPTVARTGRGKEALLETTAKLAAENHPWNPLHISYGPDIDPALDEMEKEIIAAGLLTEMLPPRWTALKYLEADEQVLKKGRENNPELSKKLESIAHHVTDHLQKTLESYPEAIIADHRYGFISALLKGGVVKQSQKADRLYLSDQIDKILTNRLLGPICMGLILYAVYQFTFNYSQFPVSLVESGFSMLGDYMNSVLPEGLVKSLIVSGIIDGVGGVIGFVPLILFMFFAIAFLEDTGYLARVAYMLDRVFRSFGLHGSSVMAFIISGGIAGGCAVPGVMATRTLRSSRERLATLLTAPFMNCGAKIPVFAMLIAAFFPTNRATMMFLLTMLSWTAALFLAKFIRSTILRGPSTPFLLELPPYRLPTLKGLLIHTWERTWQYIEKAGTIILAISILFWALMTFPALSDSMKSQFEEERQKVLASVPEDLRDALLKGPSEGEELSAESAAARERIHAIDREEAQAALKYSFAGRVGMAMESVSRWCGFDWRTNVALLSGFAAKEIIISTLGTAYSLGEVQTGENVSLSEHLARDPLWNPLKAFAVIVFIMLYAPCFATVTCIIKESGAWKWGLFSMVFNTTIAFLIAVLIYQGGRWLGLGS from the coding sequence ATGAGCAATGGGGACCCACAGTATTTGATAGCCCTGGCGGGTAATCCCAACTGCGGCAAGACAACGTTGTTCAACGCCGTGACGGGAGCTCGCCAGCACGTAGGCAATTATCCGGGGATTACGGTAGAAAAGAAGGAAGGCTTCTATCAGCTCAACGGGAGTTCGCTCCGCCTGGTCGACCTTCCCGGTACCTACTCTCTCACCGCCTATTCCCTCGAAGAGCTGGTGGCAAGGGATTTTCTCGTTCATGAGCGCCCCCAGGTCGTCATGAACATCGTGGATGCTTCCAACCTCGAAAGGAATCTCTATCTCACGGTTCAACTCATGGAATTGGGCATTCCCGTAGTGCTGGCGCTCAACATGATCGATGCCGCGGAAGGGCGGGGCATTGAAATCGATGTGGAGGAACTGTCACGTCGCCTGCAGATTCCTGTCATCCCCACAGTGGCCCGAACCGGCAGAGGCAAGGAGGCCCTCCTGGAGACCACGGCGAAGCTGGCTGCAGAAAATCATCCCTGGAACCCTCTCCATATCTCCTATGGTCCTGACATCGATCCGGCTCTGGATGAAATGGAGAAGGAAATCATCGCAGCAGGGCTTCTCACCGAGATGCTTCCTCCCCGATGGACGGCGCTCAAGTACCTGGAGGCGGACGAGCAGGTTCTGAAAAAAGGGCGGGAAAACAATCCCGAACTTTCAAAGAAATTGGAATCCATAGCGCACCATGTGACGGACCATCTGCAGAAAACGCTGGAAAGCTATCCCGAAGCAATCATTGCCGATCATCGCTACGGTTTCATTTCCGCTCTGCTCAAAGGTGGGGTGGTGAAGCAAAGTCAAAAAGCCGACCGGCTGTATCTTTCAGATCAGATAGACAAGATTCTGACCAACCGGCTCCTGGGTCCCATCTGCATGGGGCTGATTCTCTATGCGGTATACCAGTTCACGTTCAATTACAGTCAGTTTCCCGTGAGTCTTGTCGAATCGGGTTTTTCCATGCTGGGGGACTACATGAATTCCGTTCTCCCCGAAGGCCTCGTGAAATCTCTGATCGTTTCCGGTATCATCGACGGAGTGGGGGGAGTCATCGGTTTTGTGCCTCTCATTCTTTTCATGTTTTTTGCCATCGCTTTTCTGGAAGATACGGGGTATCTGGCGCGTGTTGCCTACATGCTCGATCGGGTTTTTCGGAGCTTTGGACTCCACGGCAGTTCCGTGATGGCTTTCATCATTTCCGGAGGAATAGCGGGCGGATGTGCGGTGCCGGGTGTCATGGCCACACGAACCCTTCGGAGTTCCCGGGAGCGGCTGGCGACCCTTCTCACTGCTCCTTTCATGAACTGTGGAGCCAAGATCCCGGTCTTTGCCATGCTCATCGCGGCTTTTTTCCCCACCAACCGGGCGACCATGATGTTTCTCCTGACAATGCTTTCCTGGACGGCGGCGCTTTTCCTGGCAAAATTCATCCGGTCCACTATCCTGCGGGGGCCGAGCACACCCTTTCTTCTGGAATTGCCCCCCTATCGTCTTCCAACGCTGAAGGGGTTGTTGATACATACGTGGGAACGCACCTGGCAATACATTGAAAAGGCGGGGACGATCATTCTGGCCATTTCCATCCTTTTCTGGGCGCTCATGACTTTCCCTGCCCTTTCGGATTCCATGAAGAGTCAATTCGAGGAGGAGCGTCAGAAGGTTCTGGCTTCGGTGCCGGAGGATCTGAGGGATGCGCTGCTGAAAGGACCGTCTGAAGGGGAGGAGCTGTCTGCTGAATCAGCGGCAGCCCGCGAACGTATCCATGCCATCGACCGTGAAGAAGCTCAGGCTGCTTTGAAGTATTCTTTCGCCGGCCGTGTGGGAATGGCCATGGAAAGTGTCAGCCGTTGGTGCGGATTTGATTGGCGCACCAATGTGGCCCTCCTTTCGGGCTTTGCAGCCAAGGAAATCATCATTTCGACACTTGGCACCGCCTATTCGCTGGGGGAAGTGCAAACAGGGGAAAATGTTTCTCTGAGCGAGCATTTGGCCAGGGATCCCCTTTGGAATCCTCTCAAAGCCTTTGCGGTGATCGTATTCATCATGCTCTATGCTCCCTGCTTTGCCACGGTCACCTGTATCATCAAGGAATCGGGGGCCTGGAAATGGGGTTTGTTTTCCATGGTTTTCAATACAACCATAGCTTTTTTGATCGCCGTGCTGATCTACCAGGGCGGTCGGTGGCTTGGCCTGGGAAGTTAG